DNA sequence from the Armigeres subalbatus isolate Guangzhou_Male chromosome 1, GZ_Asu_2, whole genome shotgun sequence genome:
GAGTGGGAGCTTGACTCCTGGTGGAAGCAGCTCTGGTGGGAGCCGAGCTGCGGTGAGAGGCGATTCCTCCAGCTGGTGGGAGCGGCCTCTGGTGGAAACTGGTGAGCCGAGCTGGTGGGAGCCAGCTGGTGGGGCGGCCTGGTGGAAGCCTGGGAAGCTGGTGGGAGGCAGTGGGAGCCAGGCGGTGGGAGCCAGCTCTGGTGGGAGGCGGCTGGTGGGAGCTGGTGGTGGGAGCCAGGAGTGGTGGGACGGCTGGGAGCCCGAGCTGGGAGCTGGTGGGAAGCGGCTGGTGAGGCAGTGGGTGGGAGCCGGTGGTGAGCCGAGCTGGTGGGAAGCACCCTGGTGAGAGCTTGGCTGGTGGGCTGGTGGAAGGTGAGCCAGGCTTCTGGTGGAAACTCCGAGCCAGTGGTGAGGCATTCCAGCTGGGAGTGGGAGCTTCAGTGGGAGCTGGTGGGCGTGGTGGGAGCCAGTGGGCTCTGGTGGAGCCAGTCTGGTAGGCTTCAGCTTCTGGTGAGGCACCCGAGCTCTGGTAGGAAGCCATCTTCTGGTGAGAGCCTTCGGCTTCTGGTGAGAGCTCCAGGCTTCTGGTGGAGCCGAGCTTTCTGGTGGGAAGCCAGCTGGTGAAGTGggaagcttctggtggaaactCCAGCTGTGGTGGGAACCAGCTGGTGGTGAAGCCTCCAGGCAGCTGGTGGGAAGCCCGAGCTCTGGTGGAAGCCAGCTCTGGGAGCCAGTGGTGGAGCCGGCTGGTGGGAGCCCGGCTCTGGTGGGAGGCTGGTGGGAGCCGAGCCTCTGGTGGGAGCCAGCTGGTGGGAAGCCAGCTCTGGTGGGAGCCTGGTGGGAGCCAGCTGGTGGGAGCCGGCATGGGAAGCTGGTGAGGCAGCCGGCTGGTGAGAAGCCGAGCTCTGGTGGAAGGCTCTGGTGGTGAGCCGGTGGGAGGCTGCTCTGTGGTGAGAGCCAAGGCTGGTGGAGCTCTGGTGAGCCAGCTCTGGTGGGAGCTGGTGGTGGGAGCCAGTGGGAAGCTGGTGGAGCCAGTGGGCAGCCAGCTTCTGGTGGGAAACCAGCTCTGGTGGAAGCCAGCTGTGGAGCACCGGCCCTggtagaagctttccagcttctggtagGAAACCCAGCTTCTAGTAAAGCTTTCAAAAGCTTTCCAGCCTGTTAGAAGCTGGTTCCAGCTTCAGCTGGTAGAGCTTTCCGCTCTGGTAAGAAGCTTCTGGTAAGAAGCAGCTCTGGTAggcagctttccagcttctggtagGCAGCCTGATGAGGCCAGCTCTGGTGAGAGCACCAGCTGGTAGAGCCTCTGGTAGAGCCAGCTCTGGTAGAAGCTTCCGGCTTCTGGTAAAACTCCAGCTTCTGGTTAGAGCAGCAGCTTCTGGTAAAGGAAGCAGCTGGTAGAAGCCAGCTTCTGGTGAGAGGCAGCTGGTTGGGCACCAGCTGGTTGGGGAAgccagcttctggtggaagcGCCAGCTCTGGTGGAAGCAGGCCTCTGTTGGGAAGCTTGGGAGCTCTGGTGGAAGCAGCTTCTGGTTGGGAAGCCCGGCTTCTGGTAGGAAGCGCCAGCTTCTGGTAAGAAGCCTAGCCTAATAGAAGCCTAGCTTCTGGTTAGAAGCTCCAGCTTCTGGTAAGAAACTTTCAGCTTCTCTGGTAAGAAGTTTTCAGCTTCTGATAAGAAGCAGCTTCTGATAAGAGCTTCTGGTTTCTgcaagaagctttccagcttctggtaaGCAGctttttccagcttctggtagAAGAAGCTCCAGCTTCtgtagaagcttccagcttctggtaagaagctttccagctctgGTAAGACCAGCTTCCTGGCTCTGGTAAGCTCCAGCTTCTGGTAAGAAGCACCAGCTCTGTTTCCAGCTAGTGGTAAGCTCTGTAGCGgtaagaagctttccagcttctgtgaaAAATTACTCCAGCTTCTGTGAAAAAtctttccagcttctggtaacaaactttccagcttttgggaagaagctttccagcttctgggaagaagctttccagcttctgggaagaagctttccagcttctgggaagaagctttccagcttctgggaagaagctttccagcttctgggaagaagctttccagcttctgggaagagactttccagcttctggtaaGAAGCTTTAcagcttccttcttcctttttcctccttccttctttaatcttccttcttccgtcctCCTTCTTCcacattccttcttccttcttccttcttccttcttctttcttccttcttccttcttctttcttccttctcccttctttcttatttcttctttattctaccttcttccttctcccttctttcttctttcttctttttttatgattccttcttcgttctttcttACTTCGTCCTTCTTTGTCCTTCCATCTTCGTTCTTTCTTtcaacttctttcttcttctttcttccttctgccttatTACCTTTTCTTTTACCGTTTTTCCTTTTCGagctcttttcttctttctcgtTTCTCATTTCCTCTACCTTTCTCTTCAATATttgttcctttttcttccttttttacaatttttctttcggacgttttgtcctttcgaccttttgtctttcgggctttttgtttttcgacattttgtcataGGCTCTGTTCGCATAGGCACAAACAACAAGTATACCTATGCATCTACCTCGTAACACGTCAGAGCGTTCACGTTAACAGGGCTAAACTATTTCGATCCTATCACTGTTCGTTTTGGAAGAGGCAGTACCAAGCAGTGGGTAGCTCTTTTTACCTGTTGAGAAACGCGAGTAGAACATCTACCTACCTGGCCTACAGCCTGTCTACTGAATCATGCAAGATGACAATTCGCCGATTCATAGCCTTCCATGCGCCCACCATATTCAGTGGGTCCGGCCCAGATGGGGAAAGAAATCCTGATGAAGAATCATTGCTCACAGCTCTAAACCAAACCATTTTCTTCTATTAAGTTCAAGCGGAGTGATGCAACCAACAGTTACACCAATGAAGGGAAATGCAGTTGAGCGGTTTAACTGAAAGCTTTGATACTTGATTGATTCTGGAGACAAGGGATTCGGGAGTATCTGCCGTTTATTACCCGCCAGTCGAAATGGTTTGGAGAGGTGAGTGCATCCAACGTCGAAAATCTCGTCATAGTTGCCAACTAGGGCATCAGGGACAGCTGGATAAGAGGGAGTATATctaggaaaaaagaggaatccGCAGTGCAGACGTACAGCCCTTTGCTGGTATTATACAAGAACTGTCAACTAGAATCACTGTCTTGGATGTAGCCGAAAAAGGAAGATACTGCTTGAGGTAAAACGAAGCAGTATGGTCGGTGAGCACGTTGGCAACAAGCAAAACAGAAGTGACAGAGggattcaaaacaaaataatcTAGTCAATATAGTTAACCGGACTGAATTCATGACTGCACAATTTATCAAAAATAGAATTGAAATGAAGTAAGTatctaaaatatatttaaataatCAACTATTTGTAGCTGGAGAGAATAAAATTGTAAATAATTATATATTTGCCACTAAATCGCGTGTATTTTGAAGCGCCTAATGAATAATTGATTGTTACACGTGAATTGGATGAACTTAGTTGAcacaataattaaaaatacaaGTAATTTAGTAATAATATTACTTGAAAAGTGAACTAATAAGATCTATTGCGCCTTAATCTAATTCCGAGAAAATACGAACTTGTCTATGAAGAGGTCCCAAAATCAACAGCCACGGTGACAACAACAATTGCGATTGCAAATATCATAGAATTATTATCCAACTGCTCTGGACAATCTCGATCGATTTGAACAAAGAAGTACCTGTAGAAGTATAAACCATATGAGAGCGATTTGTGGAAATTGGATAATAAtgttatgtttgttatacaattTCTGGATTAGTCGAATTAACTTTAATGTTGCTTCGTTGCAATATTCCTCTGCCATGTACATAATTATCAGAAATTAACCGAAGACATCAAATCCTTCACACTCGAATATCTCCTTTATTACATAGTGCAAGGCACAGCgccataacgcttgagtagctCCCTAGAAACCGATTCAACCATCCTACACGTGGCGATTTTCCAATCTATTAACCTTGTAAACCGTAACGAACCGTGACCACCGCTGCTTCCAAACGATTCTCACGAAAACCGACGCCGTTAAAATAGCAACTGATTCTCATCCTCCCCCATCATTCGTCCTGAGACCGCTTCTTGAGCACCGGTGCTTTCATTGGACCATAAAATCCGAAATGGTGATTTCGCCCGAAAAGTATCCACCGATTAACAGATTAACAATCGCCGTCCTTCCATCTCGCAATCCTAAGCTAAGAACTCCGCGAAGCGAGAGACCCGACTTTACGGTTTACCATCCAATGAATAAAATATTGGAAAACAGCCGTTCGCTCTGCCTGATGGGACCGATCATCATCCGCCGCCACGGCGCAGAGGCGCCTCCATCGAACGACCGCGAAAAAGTTGTCAACTTTGCTTAAAAATTATTAGGCTCGTCATAAAATAGAACTTTTCCCTTGTGCTGGAGTGTTTGCTCCGAATTTTGAAGCAGGACAAGAAGACATGGAAGCGAGATAATCAATTGCTTTTGATTATGGCAATTAAATCGAGCTTGTCGTCTGCGTCAATGTTGCCAACGACCGGTGTGCCATCGCAGGGCTCTCGGAAAAGGGTACCAACGGAGAACGGTGCCACTGTGGAACGCGGCACGTCAAACTTTGGGCGCCATCTGGTGCGTCAGAGACTACACACGAGCTCTCGGTAGCGACGAATACTATGTCGGTAGATGGTAGGATAGAATCGAATTTTACGACTGAAAGACAACGCAACAGTATAGAGAGGGCAAGGGCAGCAAACTTGTTTGCCATAGATAGACCATAAACTGCAGGGAAGAAGTTTACTTTGCAGCTTATTTCAAAACCGAACGCAATCAATTTCCGTCCGGTAAGTCGGAGCACATGGATCGGCGCCGGAATGGAAGGGAGACCCACGGAAGCCCAGAATGACGGACGGACgacgatggtgatgatgatgataagttCGGTAACCATCAGTTTTATGGAAACGAGCAGCACGTTATCCGGAACTTTTGCAGAAGGTTTTACTATTTCTGCCTGCCGGCAGGACACGATAAGGGAGCCATGGAATTATTCATGGTCATACATGTTGATCGCATTAATTGATTACTTTTTCCGAAAGTGGATTGCTCGAGTTTTCCGGTTCGATAAGATGGGAAGTTTCTTTCCGTATGTGCTCGAAACCAATGGAGGCAATATTTGGCAAAAGGTTTTACTCGACCCCTCGATGTCCTTTACACAATTGCTTCCTGTTAATTTCTAACAGAGTGTTATGAAATTTATTTGTGTTTGTGAAGATTTTTGTGTTAATTTATGACCAAGCATACACGATGTATACATGTTTGGAGAGCTTTTATATTCTCCTCGCTCCGTAATCAACGGTTTGCGTATGTAATAATATAAATTACActttaaataataaagaaggtgTCACGACCGAATTTTAATCTTACACCAACCAACTGTACTCCATACCGTTATCAAAACGTGTACACCAATTGCGATCAGATAAATGGAGTAGTGCTGCCCGCAGATATTCCTTGATCTATTATGTGTGTTCGACACTTGAAACTCGAAAAAAATTACCCAAAAAAGACGTGTTACTTAGGAAATCTAAAAAATACCAGGAACTTTGAAAGTtttatttcttggaaattcaaattttaattattccgtgaaaatttccaaacaaattaagtttatacaaCCAGTTTCCCACAGtttcccttgaaaggaggcttccgggcttctttgaaagtaggcttccgggcctcttgaatggaggcttccgggcctcttgaaaggaggcttccgggccacttgaaaggaggcttccgggcctcttgaaaggaggcttccgggcttctttgaaagtaggcttccgggcctcttgaatggaggcttccgagcctcttgaaaggaggcttccgggccacttgaaaggaggcttccgtgcctcttgaaaggaggcttccgggcctcttgaaaggaggttcctgggcctcttgaaaggaggcttcctggcctcttgaaaggaggcttccggcctcttgaa
Encoded proteins:
- the LOC134207431 gene encoding uncharacterized protein LOC134207431 → MVESVSRELLKRYGAVPCTISWKASTRAGAPQLASTRAGFPPEAGCPLAPPASHWLPPPAPTRAGSPELHQPWLSPQSSLPPAHHQSLPPELGFSPAGCLTSFPCRLPPAGSHQAPTRAGFPPAGSHQRLGSHQPPTRAGLPPAGSTTGSQSWLPPELGLPTSCLEASPPAGSHHSWSFHQKLPTSPAGFPPESSAPPEAWSSHQKPKALTRRWLPTRARVPHQKLKPTRLAPPEPTGSHHAHQLPLKLPLPAGMPHHWLGVSTRSLAHLPPAHQPSSHQGASHQLGSPPAPTHCLTSRFPPAPSSGSQPSHHSWLPPPAPTSRLPPELAPTAWLPLPPTSFPGFHQAAPPAGSHQLGSPVSTRGRSHQLEESPLTAARLPPELLPPGVKLPLAAQGLTSRLTGLPPGGRLPELPEVKLSPELAPGSTSSHCRLPLPPAGSHWLPPAPTGSHCTSHWLPPPGSHQPAPPAWLTRFHQLPPEAGSPAEAHCSVHCRLRLSPEAGCSPPEALPAASHQSWLPPEAGFPPVLLLKALPPEALTSLSPRAGKLSQEAESSSPELASSQKLLSQKLAPRS